The Flaviramulus sp. BrNp1-15 genome has a window encoding:
- a CDS encoding glycoside hydrolase family 3 C-terminal domain-containing protein, with the protein MRIHYRFTLIVLCALVVISCKEEKTDKVTASNQKEYTPKVFDVSKFESKIDSLISKMTLEEKIGMLHGNSMFATGGVERLGVPELKMADGPLGIREEISRTSWAPAGWNNDFATYYPAAGAVAATWEPELSYVFGNSVGQEARARGKDMLLSPAINIIRTPLGGRTYEYFTEDPFLNKKLSVPFIVGVQDNDVMTCVKHYAVNNQETNRGTVDVLVDERTLREIYLPAYKAAVTEANAYSLMGAYNKFRGDYLCENDLMLNKILRDEWGFQGVVVSDWAAVHTTVKSLVNGLDIEMGTPKPFNEFFLADKLIAAVKAGEISEEEINKHVKRVLGVLFQVKAIDGVDRETGSIATEEHYKESYNIAVESIVLLENDDDVLPLKLEDVKSIAVIGNNATKKNALGGFGAGVKTKREITPLEGLQNRLPDGIKINYAEGYLERYIENNNDQKENISHNGPIGVKELDETKLQEALTAAKDSDLVIILAGSNRDYETEASDRLDLSLPFGQEELIEKVKVVNPNIVVVMIGGAPFDLNKVKEQTSTLVWSWFNGSEGGNALADVLLGNVNPSGKLPWTMPKKLSDSPAHATNSFPGDEIVEYKEGLLVGYRWFDTKNIEPLYPFGYGLSYTNFEISNVKTDKETYTENETIEVTFNVKNAGGIDGKEVAQLYVSKSDSSIERPAQELKGFKKVLVNNGATENVTINLPVKELAYYNVDKKAWVVETGAYKLKIGNSSRNIQSEVLIDIK; encoded by the coding sequence ATGAGAATACATTATAGATTTACTTTAATTGTGCTTTGCGCTCTTGTAGTTATTTCCTGTAAGGAAGAAAAAACAGATAAAGTAACAGCTTCTAATCAAAAGGAATACACTCCAAAAGTATTTGATGTTTCAAAGTTTGAATCAAAGATTGATTCGCTAATATCAAAAATGACTTTAGAAGAAAAGATTGGAATGCTACATGGGAATAGTATGTTTGCTACTGGTGGAGTAGAGCGTTTAGGAGTTCCTGAATTAAAAATGGCAGATGGTCCATTAGGAATTAGAGAAGAAATTTCAAGAACAAGTTGGGCACCAGCTGGTTGGAATAACGATTTTGCAACCTATTATCCAGCTGCAGGTGCAGTTGCGGCAACTTGGGAACCAGAATTGTCGTATGTTTTTGGTAATAGTGTTGGGCAAGAAGCACGTGCCCGAGGTAAAGACATGTTGTTGTCACCAGCAATCAATATCATTCGTACGCCACTTGGAGGAAGAACATATGAGTATTTTACAGAAGATCCTTTTCTAAATAAAAAGCTATCGGTTCCATTTATTGTTGGAGTTCAGGATAACGATGTGATGACCTGTGTGAAGCATTATGCTGTAAATAATCAGGAAACAAATAGAGGTACAGTAGATGTTTTGGTTGATGAGCGCACATTAAGAGAAATTTATTTACCAGCTTATAAAGCAGCTGTTACAGAAGCAAACGCTTATAGTTTAATGGGAGCTTACAATAAATTTAGAGGCGATTATTTATGCGAAAATGATTTAATGTTAAATAAAATTTTAAGAGATGAATGGGGCTTTCAAGGTGTTGTTGTTTCAGATTGGGCTGCAGTGCATACAACAGTAAAATCTTTAGTTAACGGATTGGATATTGAAATGGGAACGCCAAAACCATTCAATGAATTCTTTTTAGCAGATAAATTAATTGCAGCCGTAAAAGCTGGAGAGATTTCTGAAGAAGAAATAAACAAGCACGTTAAGCGTGTTTTAGGCGTGTTATTTCAAGTAAAAGCAATTGATGGTGTTGATAGAGAAACAGGAAGTATTGCAACAGAAGAGCACTATAAGGAATCCTATAATATAGCTGTCGAATCTATTGTGTTGTTAGAAAATGATGATGATGTATTACCATTGAAGCTAGAAGATGTAAAATCTATCGCGGTTATTGGAAACAATGCAACAAAGAAAAATGCATTAGGCGGTTTTGGTGCCGGAGTTAAAACCAAAAGAGAAATTACGCCTTTAGAAGGATTACAAAACAGATTACCAGATGGTATTAAAATTAACTATGCAGAAGGTTATTTAGAAAGATATATTGAAAACAACAACGACCAAAAAGAAAATATCTCTCATAACGGTCCAATAGGTGTAAAAGAATTAGATGAAACTAAATTACAAGAAGCCTTAACAGCTGCTAAAGACTCTGACTTGGTTATCATTTTAGCTGGTTCTAATCGTGATTATGAAACAGAGGCTTCAGATAGATTAGATTTATCATTACCATTCGGACAAGAAGAATTAATAGAAAAAGTAAAAGTTGTAAATCCTAACATTGTTGTGGTTATGATTGGTGGAGCTCCTTTTGATTTAAATAAAGTAAAAGAACAAACTTCTACATTGGTTTGGAGTTGGTTTAATGGTTCTGAAGGAGGAAATGCCTTGGCAGATGTTTTATTAGGTAATGTAAACCCGTCAGGTAAATTACCTTGGACAATGCCTAAAAAATTAAGCGATTCTCCAGCACATGCCACTAACAGTTTTCCAGGTGATGAGATTGTTGAGTATAAAGAGGGTTTACTAGTTGGTTACCGTTGGTTTGATACTAAAAATATAGAACCACTTTACCCATTTGGTTACGGATTGTCGTATACAAATTTTGAAATTTCAAATGTAAAAACTGATAAAGAAACTTATACAGAAAATGAAACCATCGAAGTTACATTTAATGTAAAAAATGCAGGTGGTATTGATGGTAAAGAGGTTGCACAATTATATGTTTCAAAATCAGATTCTTCAATAGAAAGACCAGCACAAGAATTAAAAGGGTTTAAAAAGGTTCTAGTTAACAATGGAGCTACTGAAAATGTAACTATTAATTTACCAGTAAAAGAATTAGCCTATTACAATGTAGATAAAAAAGCATGGGTGGTAGAAACGGGTGCTTACAAGCTTAAAATTGGAAATTCTTCAAGAAATATTCAATCAGAAGTTTTAATTGATATTAAATAA
- a CDS encoding RagB/SusD family nutrient uptake outer membrane protein: protein MKNTYIYIILLGVLSLSSCSLDTQPYTQLTDTNFYSSPDDALTALIGCYDGMQVATGASGTGLPVASEVFSDNCFGGTGNADGYNYAALDEFDISRAPSYVDLFNGNWVAYYKAIYRCNVLLSKMDQIEWGDDTATKNAYESEARFIRAYIYFEMVRLWGNIPLLTEPSTDNIPQATPDEVYTVIAEDLLFAANNLPDGAYSTIDSGRVTKWAAKSLLGRVYLYYTGYYGASDLVGVISQSEALTHLEDVISSSGHGLVDDFASLWPVSSAHAGVEYSGEDNEEIVFSIRYTYTSDYNGNTDGNHWLVMFGMREFTYLPYGNGWGVTVNPKLWNAYNDTDTRKTATVISVDDEAIPFDKIDNQREYTGYYNKKYTPMSMVDPETGETVSAVTQFGVTDFQINQFQDYVVLRYSDVLLMAAELGSGNAQSYFDEVRQRAYGSNFTSINVSQDAIMNERHLEFALEGVRYWDLLRQGVNTAASTIAETTDLLSGGVTETKTINAANIIETNGLQQIPNTQITLSDNVLKQNAGW, encoded by the coding sequence ATGAAAAATACATATATATATATCATATTGTTAGGGGTGTTATCGTTAAGCTCATGTAGTTTAGATACACAACCGTATACACAATTAACAGATACCAATTTTTATTCAAGTCCAGATGATGCGCTTACAGCATTAATAGGTTGTTATGATGGTATGCAAGTAGCAACCGGAGCATCTGGTACTGGATTACCTGTAGCAAGCGAGGTTTTTTCAGACAATTGTTTTGGAGGAACTGGAAATGCTGATGGATACAACTATGCAGCATTAGATGAATTTGATATTTCTCGTGCACCAAGTTATGTAGATTTATTTAACGGCAATTGGGTAGCTTATTACAAGGCCATATACCGTTGTAATGTATTATTATCAAAAATGGATCAGATAGAATGGGGTGACGATACAGCAACTAAAAATGCGTATGAATCTGAAGCTAGATTTATTAGAGCTTATATTTACTTTGAGATGGTTAGATTATGGGGTAATATTCCATTATTAACAGAGCCATCTACAGACAATATTCCGCAAGCAACACCAGATGAAGTATATACAGTTATTGCAGAAGATTTACTATTTGCTGCTAATAATTTACCAGATGGAGCTTATAGCACTATAGATAGTGGTAGAGTAACAAAATGGGCAGCAAAATCATTACTTGGTCGAGTGTATTTATATTATACAGGTTATTATGGAGCATCAGATTTAGTTGGAGTTATATCTCAATCAGAAGCATTAACACATTTAGAAGATGTTATTTCATCTAGTGGACATGGACTTGTAGATGATTTTGCTTCTTTATGGCCAGTGTCATCTGCACATGCAGGAGTAGAGTATTCTGGTGAAGATAATGAAGAAATCGTTTTTTCTATAAGATATACTTATACTAGTGATTATAATGGAAATACAGATGGAAACCATTGGTTAGTAATGTTCGGTATGCGAGAGTTCACATATTTACCTTATGGAAATGGTTGGGGAGTTACAGTTAATCCAAAACTTTGGAATGCATATAACGATACAGATACTAGAAAAACTGCTACTGTTATTTCTGTAGACGATGAAGCAATTCCTTTTGATAAAATAGATAATCAAAGAGAATATACAGGATATTACAATAAAAAATATACGCCAATGTCTATGGTAGATCCAGAAACTGGAGAAACAGTGTCTGCGGTAACTCAATTTGGAGTAACAGATTTCCAAATCAATCAATTTCAAGATTATGTAGTATTAAGATACTCAGATGTGTTATTAATGGCAGCAGAACTAGGTAGTGGAAATGCACAATCTTATTTTGATGAAGTAAGACAACGTGCTTATGGTAGTAACTTCACATCAATTAATGTATCTCAAGACGCTATTATGAATGAGAGGCATTTAGAATTTGCACTAGAAGGTGTAAGATATTGGGATTTATTAAGACAAGGAGTAAATACAGCTGCTTCTACTATTGCAGAAACAACAGACTTATTAAGTGGTGGAGTAACCGAAACCAAAACAATAAATGCTGCTAATATAATAGAGACAAATGGGTTACAACAAATTCCTAATACTCAAATAACATTATCTGATAACGTATTAAAGCAAAATGCTGGGTGGTAA
- a CDS encoding alpha-xylosidase, whose product MLKKIIQINKPLLAIYLLLFSYSSIAQIQNTNVLNEPPDISKDFEDYRNTYFLADELASFNPETGEGTIKYLRHNFATRQAFNNMLSRLVPTSANEFPTTEYAVAPELPFKIEFVSDRTIRIKTTSGPQFKKQQESLMLVDGVAKNAKDLWLYSKVSKGHKYTSSKGSVVITEKPWHIYIYDANGKLLTSTLHLDDVKSTYTPVTPFSFVRRAEDYSRSMGAVFSMSPEEKIFGCGESFTQFNKRGQKVILWTDDANGVQNETMYKPIPFYMSSRGYGVFMHHSTPITVDFGKYFNGANSMMIGDDEADLFVFIGEPKDILDEYTDLTGKPEMPPLWSFGFWMSRITYFSEQEGRDIAKNLRKHKIPSDVIHFDTGWFETDWRCDYEFSKNRFDNPTKMIADMKADGFNVCLWQLPYFTPKNTLFNEIIEKDLAVKDKKGNIPYEDATLDFTNPETIEWYQGKIAGLLKQGVGVIKVDFGEAAPASGIYSNGRTGFYEHNLYPLRYNKTVADITKEVTGESIIWARSTWAGSQRYPLHWGGDAATTNTAMAATLRGGLSLGLSGFSFWSHDVGGFTTKAPEDVYRRWTPFGMLTSHVRSHGEPPTEPWEYSKEFLNGFRDADNMRYKLMPYIYAQAKHASENGLPMLRALFVEYPNDPGSWLVDDQYLFGSDMLVAPLFENITERSVYLPEGKWIDYQTGKVYTKGWHTIKAGNIPIIALVKDGTVIPHIKLAQSTKDMDWNNIELKVYTSDATKAKGKIFLPNDEELHDLILEKEGANFIIKNNPLAGKTNFKIN is encoded by the coding sequence ATGTTAAAAAAAATAATACAAATTAATAAACCATTATTAGCGATTTACCTGCTACTATTTTCTTACTCATCTATAGCTCAAATCCAAAACACCAATGTTCTAAATGAACCACCAGATATTAGTAAAGACTTTGAAGATTATAGAAACACCTATTTTTTGGCCGATGAATTAGCTTCCTTTAATCCTGAAACAGGAGAAGGAACAATAAAATATTTGCGTCATAATTTTGCTACTAGACAGGCATTTAATAATATGTTGAGTAGGTTAGTTCCAACATCTGCAAACGAATTTCCAACAACAGAGTATGCTGTTGCACCAGAATTACCATTTAAAATTGAATTTGTTTCAGATAGAACTATTAGAATAAAAACAACATCTGGACCTCAATTTAAAAAACAACAAGAATCTTTAATGCTTGTTGATGGTGTAGCAAAAAATGCCAAAGATTTATGGTTATATTCAAAAGTATCAAAAGGGCATAAATACACAAGTAGTAAAGGGTCCGTAGTAATTACAGAAAAACCATGGCATATTTATATTTATGATGCAAATGGTAAATTATTAACAAGTACACTTCATTTAGATGATGTTAAAAGTACGTATACACCAGTTACACCTTTTTCATTCGTAAGACGAGCAGAAGACTACTCACGCAGTATGGGAGCTGTATTTTCAATGTCTCCAGAAGAAAAAATATTTGGTTGTGGTGAGTCTTTTACACAATTTAACAAAAGAGGACAGAAAGTAATTTTGTGGACAGATGATGCAAATGGTGTACAAAATGAAACTATGTATAAACCTATTCCATTCTATATGAGTAGTCGTGGTTATGGTGTGTTTATGCATCATTCTACACCAATTACAGTAGATTTTGGAAAATATTTTAATGGTGCAAATTCTATGATGATTGGTGATGATGAAGCCGATTTATTTGTATTTATAGGTGAGCCAAAAGATATTTTAGATGAATATACAGACCTAACTGGAAAACCAGAAATGCCGCCACTTTGGTCGTTTGGTTTTTGGATGAGTCGAATTACTTATTTTTCTGAACAAGAAGGACGAGATATTGCTAAAAACTTGCGTAAACATAAAATACCAAGTGATGTCATCCATTTTGATACGGGTTGGTTTGAAACTGATTGGAGATGTGATTATGAATTCTCGAAAAACAGATTCGACAATCCAACAAAAATGATTGCAGACATGAAAGCTGATGGATTTAATGTGTGCTTGTGGCAATTACCATATTTTACACCAAAAAACACGCTGTTTAATGAAATTATCGAGAAAGATTTAGCTGTAAAAGATAAAAAAGGAAACATTCCTTATGAAGATGCAACTTTAGATTTTACCAATCCTGAAACCATAGAATGGTATCAAGGTAAAATAGCAGGTTTATTAAAACAAGGCGTAGGTGTAATTAAAGTTGATTTTGGTGAGGCTGCTCCAGCTTCAGGAATATATAGTAACGGTAGAACCGGTTTTTACGAACACAATTTGTATCCATTACGTTACAACAAAACAGTTGCAGACATTACTAAGGAAGTTACAGGAGAAAGTATAATTTGGGCGCGTAGTACATGGGCTGGTAGCCAGCGCTATCCTTTGCATTGGGGAGGAGATGCCGCAACAACAAATACAGCAATGGCAGCTACTTTGAGAGGCGGATTATCTTTAGGGTTATCAGGGTTTTCTTTTTGGAGTCATGATGTAGGTGGATTTACTACCAAAGCCCCAGAAGATGTGTATAGAAGATGGACACCTTTTGGAATGTTAACCTCTCATGTTCGAAGTCATGGAGAACCACCAACAGAACCATGGGAATACAGTAAAGAATTCTTAAATGGCTTTAGAGATGCAGATAATATGCGTTATAAATTAATGCCCTACATATATGCTCAAGCTAAACATGCTTCAGAAAATGGATTACCTATGTTAAGAGCTTTGTTTGTTGAATATCCAAACGATCCAGGGTCTTGGTTAGTTGATGATCAATATTTATTTGGATCGGATATGTTAGTAGCACCTTTATTTGAAAACATTACTGAACGAAGCGTGTATTTACCAGAAGGTAAGTGGATAGATTACCAAACAGGTAAAGTTTATACCAAAGGATGGCATACCATAAAAGCAGGCAATATTCCAATTATTGCGTTAGTTAAAGATGGTACTGTAATTCCACATATAAAGTTAGCACAATCAACTAAAGATATGGATTGGAATAACATAGAACTTAAAGTTTATACTTCTGATGCTACAAAAGCAAAAGGAAAAATATTTTTACCAAATGATGAAGAGTTACATGATTTAATATTAGAAAAAGAAGGTGCTAATTTCATCATTAAAAATAATCCATTAGCAGGTAAAACAAATTTTAAAATCAATTAA
- a CDS encoding cellulase family glycosylhydrolase, translating into MKNLNSKLIISLFTFFIVIASWSCSSDSNPSDEKEEEVEEVEKTLTASTTNIDFESNASDFDVTITTNIDTWVISSSGTSWITLSQTSGSSGTTTVKVTVSENTSIAERSSIITVNANGINAVKIDVSQAGVNSANGIYPDYNINPIGPDNTGMSSTATEIAAKISLGWNIGNSLEATGGETAWGNPLVTKALIDFVKASGFDAIRIPCSWDQNLEDVVNAKIKESWLNRVKEVVQYCVDNDMYVVLNIHWDGGWLENNINEASKVQVNAKQKAYWEQIATHLRDFDEHLLFASANEPNVEDAEQMAVLNSFHQTFIDAVRATGGKNSYRTLVVQGPSTDIEKTNDLMTTLPTDTVADRMMAEVHYYTPYQFALMEEDAGWGNMFYYWGEGYHSLTDTSRNSTWGEETDLDNFFELMKTQFVDNGIPVVLGEFAAIRRTTLTGDNLQLHLDSRAYYLKSVVAKAKEKGLLPFYWDAGGLGNNGSGLFDRSNNTVFDTQALNALLEGLN; encoded by the coding sequence ATGAAAAATTTAAATTCAAAATTAATAATTAGTCTTTTCACCTTTTTTATTGTGATAGCATCATGGTCTTGTAGCAGCGATAGTAATCCTAGCGATGAGAAAGAAGAGGAAGTTGAAGAAGTAGAAAAAACGCTTACAGCTAGCACAACAAATATAGATTTTGAAAGTAATGCTAGTGATTTTGATGTAACCATTACAACAAATATTGATACTTGGGTTATTAGTAGTTCAGGAACTAGTTGGATAACATTGAGTCAAACTTCAGGATCATCAGGTACAACAACAGTTAAAGTAACGGTTTCAGAAAACACAAGTATAGCTGAACGTTCATCAATAATAACTGTTAATGCAAATGGTATTAATGCTGTGAAAATTGATGTTTCACAGGCTGGAGTAAATTCTGCTAATGGAATATATCCCGATTATAATATTAACCCAATAGGACCAGACAATACAGGCATGAGCAGTACAGCAACCGAAATTGCTGCAAAAATTTCGTTAGGATGGAATATTGGTAATAGTTTAGAAGCAACAGGAGGCGAAACAGCTTGGGGAAACCCATTAGTTACAAAAGCGCTCATTGATTTTGTAAAAGCTAGTGGTTTTGATGCCATTAGAATACCATGTTCTTGGGATCAAAATTTAGAAGATGTTGTAAACGCAAAAATTAAGGAGAGTTGGTTAAATAGAGTTAAGGAAGTTGTACAGTATTGTGTAGATAATGATATGTATGTGGTATTAAATATTCACTGGGACGGTGGATGGCTTGAAAATAATATTAATGAAGCTAGTAAAGTACAGGTAAATGCTAAACAAAAAGCCTATTGGGAGCAAATAGCAACTCATTTACGTGATTTTGATGAGCATTTATTATTTGCAAGTGCCAACGAACCTAATGTTGAGGATGCAGAACAAATGGCAGTTTTAAATAGTTTTCATCAAACCTTTATTGATGCTGTAAGAGCTACAGGTGGTAAAAATTCTTATCGAACATTAGTAGTTCAAGGACCATCTACAGATATTGAAAAAACAAACGATTTAATGACAACATTACCAACAGATACTGTAGCAGATAGAATGATGGCAGAAGTACATTATTATACACCATATCAATTTGCCTTAATGGAAGAAGATGCAGGATGGGGTAATATGTTTTATTACTGGGGAGAAGGGTACCATTCGTTAACAGATACAAGTCGTAATTCTACTTGGGGAGAAGAAACGGATTTAGACAACTTTTTCGAATTAATGAAAACTCAATTTGTAGATAATGGTATCCCTGTTGTTTTAGGAGAATTTGCGGCAATAAGACGTACAACACTTACAGGAGATAATTTACAGTTGCATTTAGATTCTAGAGCTTATTATTTAAAATCTGTTGTGGCAAAAGCTAAAGAAAAAGGTTTATTACCTTTTTACTGGGATGCAGGCGGACTAGGAAATAATGGATCTGGTTTATTTGATAGAAGCAACAATACAGTTTTTGATACACAAGCTTTAAACGCTTTATTAGAAGGTTTAAACTAA
- a CDS encoding glycoside hydrolase family 97 protein has product MFKKLSIILLLIATISCSKQEKDSTIEIISPNAKNKISFNLKNGIPTYSVSHGETKVLNASNLGFVFKKGDSLSNNFEIINQSETTFNENWEPVWGEHKTIQNNYNQLSVTLQEKTEAKRKIEVQFRAFNDGIAFRYVYPEQGKDSIIIMDELTTFNLNDDGDAWWIGAYQDNRYEYLTTKSPVSTLDKVHTPLTIKSKNGLSLSFHEANLKNFASMTLSRTNDTELKADLVPWADGDRVKTNGSFTTPWRTLQIAEQPKDLLISNLILNLNDSNKIEDTSWIKPHKYLGIWWGMHIGKYSFWESPIQGATTKNAIEHIDYCKKFGIDHLLIEGWNKGWTPAWYENAMHMFSFTKEADNFDLKKVTDYAKENGVSIIGYHETGSNIINYLEQIDAGMGLYNQVGIHDVKIGQVGSRLNMKEWHHGQFGVNYYRYVLDKALENKLTVNFHEPIKDTGERRTYPNMMAREGARGQEYNAWSDGNPPSHTAILPFTRMLAGPMDFTPGVLDVDIKQGYEGRDVHTTAAKQLALYVVYHSPIQMLADLPENYDGNPAFKFLQDVPVDWNDTKVLNAEIGEYVTTVRKDKYSEDWYLGSITNEESREFEIQLSFLDENTSYEAQIYADAEGITWNSNAEKVHISNKIVTSKDTLKLSLAEGGGVAIRFIKK; this is encoded by the coding sequence ATGTTTAAAAAATTATCCATAATATTACTTCTAATTGCAACTATTTCTTGCTCAAAACAAGAGAAGGATTCTACAATAGAAATTATTTCTCCAAATGCTAAAAACAAAATATCATTCAATCTTAAAAATGGTATTCCCACATATAGTGTATCACACGGCGAAACAAAAGTTTTAAATGCATCGAATCTAGGTTTTGTTTTCAAAAAAGGCGATTCTTTATCTAATAATTTTGAAATAATTAATCAAAGTGAAACTACTTTCAATGAAAATTGGGAACCAGTATGGGGAGAACATAAAACGATTCAAAATAATTACAATCAGCTTTCTGTAACACTTCAAGAAAAAACAGAGGCTAAACGAAAAATTGAGGTTCAATTTAGAGCTTTTAATGATGGTATTGCTTTTAGATATGTTTATCCTGAACAAGGAAAAGACAGTATCATCATAATGGATGAACTTACAACGTTTAATTTAAATGATGATGGAGATGCATGGTGGATTGGTGCGTATCAAGATAACAGATACGAATATTTAACCACTAAATCTCCTGTTAGTACACTAGATAAAGTTCATACGCCTTTAACTATAAAAAGCAAAAATGGATTGTCATTAAGTTTTCATGAAGCAAACTTAAAAAACTTTGCAAGTATGACACTTTCCAGAACAAACGACACAGAGTTAAAAGCAGATTTAGTACCATGGGCAGATGGTGATAGAGTTAAAACCAATGGAAGCTTCACCACACCTTGGAGAACACTTCAAATTGCAGAACAACCTAAGGATTTACTAATATCTAACCTTATTTTAAATCTTAACGACTCAAATAAAATTGAAGATACAAGCTGGATAAAACCACATAAATATTTAGGTATTTGGTGGGGAATGCATATTGGTAAATATTCTTTTTGGGAAAGTCCTATTCAAGGTGCAACAACAAAGAATGCTATAGAGCATATTGATTATTGCAAAAAGTTTGGAATAGACCATTTATTAATTGAAGGATGGAATAAAGGATGGACACCTGCTTGGTACGAAAATGCGATGCATATGTTTAGTTTTACAAAAGAAGCAGACAATTTCGATCTTAAAAAAGTAACAGATTATGCCAAAGAAAATGGAGTAAGCATTATTGGTTATCATGAAACCGGTTCTAATATTATAAATTATTTAGAACAAATAGATGCCGGAATGGGATTATATAATCAAGTTGGAATTCATGATGTAAAAATTGGTCAAGTTGGTTCTCGATTAAATATGAAAGAATGGCATCATGGCCAATTTGGAGTAAATTATTATCGTTATGTATTAGATAAGGCTTTAGAAAATAAATTAACGGTTAATTTTCATGAACCTATAAAAGATACGGGAGAGCGAAGAACATATCCAAATATGATGGCTCGTGAAGGAGCTCGCGGACAAGAATATAATGCATGGAGTGATGGAAATCCACCAAGTCATACAGCAATTTTACCATTTACACGTATGCTTGCTGGTCCAATGGATTTTACACCAGGAGTTTTAGATGTTGATATTAAACAAGGTTATGAAGGTAGAGATGTGCATACAACAGCAGCAAAACAATTAGCACTTTATGTGGTTTATCATTCACCAATTCAAATGCTAGCAGATTTACCAGAAAACTATGATGGAAATCCGGCATTTAAATTCTTACAAGATGTTCCAGTAGATTGGAATGATACAAAAGTTTTAAATGCTGAAATAGGTGAGTATGTTACAACCGTTCGAAAAGACAAGTATAGTGAAGATTGGTATTTAGGAAGTATAACAAATGAAGAATCTCGTGAATTTGAAATTCAGTTATCTTTTTTAGATGAAAACACATCTTATGAAGCACAAATTTATGCAGATGCTGAAGGTATTACTTGGAATAGCAATGCGGAAAAAGTCCATATTTCAAATAAAATAGTAACATCAAAAGACACACTAAAATTAAGCCTTGCAGAAGGTGGAGGTGTCGCCATAAGATTTATAAAAAAATAA